The Candidatus Paceibacterota bacterium genome contains a region encoding:
- a CDS encoding radical SAM protein, with protein sequence MKTMLFNGLPAVYENGKWIIVSASFGDIVSLSDEEIYSSEVRDILAKRGFFEIQKDQDANNSSLVTLITTSDCNLNCRYCFANSGVSRKNMSSEIAIASIERAIKNAQGKKLAVSFFGGEPTITEDLIKEVVVLVNEKTRNTKITEVEFCISTNGMTTPSFLNFLIENNFTITLSMDGIPKIQDYQRPLKNGGKSSEIVEKTIRHLVSRNKEFMIRSTITDYSVDYMVQMIEWLHRIGAKKVHFEPISIAGRAAMIKESGKTLKKPSAKSFIENLKESIIRGNELGVSVLNFSYMNLVNTPQEFCNGIMNNRFAVSYTGDITTCVEVQDKCHPAAETFILGKYSHKTKQIITLKDMRGHACKTIANTLKNEDCTNCFAKNVCGGGCPVRNFHTTGDSIIVDPYWCELVKEMLPFVLRLLAEETFDK encoded by the coding sequence ATGAAAACAATGTTATTTAATGGTCTACCAGCAGTGTATGAAAATGGCAAATGGATAATTGTTTCAGCGTCATTTGGTGACATAGTAAGTCTATCAGATGAGGAAATTTACAGTTCAGAAGTTAGAGACATTTTGGCCAAAAGGGGTTTTTTTGAGATTCAAAAGGATCAAGATGCAAATAACTCTTCTCTTGTAACGCTAATCACTACAAGTGACTGTAATCTAAATTGTAGATATTGCTTTGCCAATTCAGGCGTATCAAGAAAAAACATGTCAAGCGAAATTGCGATTGCATCAATAGAAAGGGCAATCAAAAATGCTCAAGGAAAAAAATTAGCCGTGTCTTTCTTTGGAGGAGAACCAACTATAACAGAAGATCTGATAAAAGAAGTCGTTGTTCTGGTAAACGAAAAAACTCGAAATACAAAAATAACGGAAGTAGAATTTTGTATATCTACCAATGGGATGACTACGCCCTCTTTCCTGAATTTCTTAATAGAAAATAATTTTACTATTACACTTTCCATGGATGGGATACCTAAGATCCAAGACTATCAAAGGCCACTGAAAAATGGCGGCAAATCATCCGAAATAGTTGAGAAAACGATAAGACATCTAGTGAGTCGCAATAAAGAGTTTATGATAAGATCCACTATTACGGATTATTCTGTGGATTACATGGTTCAGATGATAGAATGGCTACACCGCATTGGTGCGAAAAAAGTTCATTTTGAACCAATAAGCATCGCTGGAAGAGCAGCGATGATAAAAGAAAGTGGCAAAACATTGAAAAAACCATCTGCTAAATCATTTATCGAAAACCTTAAGGAATCCATAATCAGAGGAAATGAGCTGGGTGTTTCTGTATTGAATTTTTCATACATGAATCTTGTGAATACGCCTCAAGAATTCTGTAATGGGATAATGAATAATCGTTTCGCAGTTTCTTATACAGGAGACATTACCACATGCGTAGAAGTCCAGGACAAATGTCATCCAGCAGCAGAAACTTTCATACTAGGCAAATATAGCCATAAGACGAAACAGATCATAACCCTTAAAGACATGAGAGGACATGCTTGCAAAACAATAGCTAATACTTTAAAGAATGAAGATTGTACGAATTGTTTTGCAAAAAATGTATGTGGCGGAGGATGTCCTGTAAGAAATTTTCATACAACAGGAGATTCAATTATTGTAGATCCATATTGGTGCGAATTGGTCAAGGAAATGCTGCCTTTTGTTTTAAGACTGCTCGCCGAAGAAACATTTGACAAATAA